Sequence from the Miscanthus floridulus cultivar M001 chromosome 16, ASM1932011v1, whole genome shotgun sequence genome:
attgtgtggcccaacaacttttgtgatcttccacttttcggTGACCTTTTGTTTCCTTGTACAAATCCTCCATAGGTAGCGTTCCTTGTCATATACAACTATGTAACGGTGCTCcatatatgaatgcaagaccttgtaaggtctctttcatatcactgcaaatgcctacaaccacctcttcaatgcagggagatCCTTGAATATCcttccattctcaattaccatgttaagGCCGACCTCAGGaacttctaggagctcatcatcacgttctTCTGTATACgcctgatcagaatgagcaagatcgctgaactcgtgaactcttggatcatgaTGGTCGAAAAATATACGCCTcaacatctcaacatcactctctgtcagctctccaacatgACTTTCATCATCATAATCAAGACCCTTGCCACCTCATATGGCTccaaatcattcataatttcaacactattggagccacggaatccatctccatatagcacttgcgcagcaacagtgggcacatccacattgttaggaatgtctactgcaacataagtagaaaaatgagaAAAGAATTAAAAATTGGATGTAAAGAATAGGGTatgctcccaataaccatgcggataagatacttactcggatgattctgtgttaaagggatctcatgaggaggatctgccacaacatcataagtctgacaagcatctccaactagcatATTGGTggtagattgagcatcgggactgtaggtgcaacctccacatccatataaGGTTTCGGGACGagagggtcgaagtgtgcctgctgacccattggtggagaaaacccatgagggatgggatcaactaacatccAACGCACAATCACATCCAAACTTTGGAACtggcacttcatagccgatctaatacagttctcccactggtctgcacactcaattgggatcatcttcctaaggatgttgggaggaaAACCTAGGTGAAGTATACACCCCActgcgatgccatcatcatcacaagctccatggcaatgtagctcctcccgaaCTCTTGCAACTAACTCATTAAACGATGGCTTCTAattgaataacacaggcacgctttgcatctcaacaaactcaacatattcaTAGCGATCTTTTTCCATGGTGACTCTATAATATATGCTCACTAAATTATCCATCTagtagttcaaacaaaaattaaaatataGTTTGTTTAATCCTAGGTAGCTGTTATATAGTACATCTCTAATAGATACTAACCAACTATACCCCAAATAACTATCACTAGCTACTTAACTATATTTATCTTATTAACTAAATCAACTAGgctatctaataactatatctatatacctatgtcactagctatgtaactatatttatctaactatttctatctcactaactaaatcaactacctacatCATGTCATTTACTAGAAACTAACAAATAATCTAAGTAGCATTACAATTCAAGCTAAAtaagtacctacattgcatattcaaaaaTTTACATGTCCAAGTCAATGCAACGATGCAACGCGGACGTGGAGGACGGGATCGACGGTGAGGTCGTGGCGCGCGGGGAGCAGGGGACGTGTCGTGGGCGCGGCAAGGCGGAGTGGCCGCGGGCGGGGGCACAGGCGGGCACGGTGGCCGACGCGGTGGCCGCCGTGGGAGCAGGCGAGGGTGAGCGCGGGCGGCCGGGGctacgcgcggcggcggcggtgcggcaGCGCTGGTTCGAGGAGTgttagagagagaggaagagagaaagaaagggatggcccatacgtaagagagggcttggcgccaataaccacggcgccaagctcgacgccaagatctacgacgccgagctcgacgctaagatctacggcgccaagctgcTTACCAAGTCACtgccacgtctgcgtcgagctCAAGACCTAGACACCAAAATCTATAACGTCGAGACGTATAAGCTCGGTGCCTCCAACAATAGCGTCGAGTGATGGTGCCgagggtccagattttaaaatcataACTCTAGGgatatatttgtgatttttttttaaaaaaaaggctaaaaaaatcGGTGATCCATCCAAGCATCATCTCCACGATTGAGGCGATTGAAGCAGAAAAAATCGGGATCAGCCgccgcagcagcgccgccgcctccgcggtGGGGAGGTAGCATCTAGACCcgttccgccgcctccatctccGGTAAGTTCCCTTCCGCCCCTCGTTTCGCACGAATGCCGGCCCAAAAACCCTTGCGCAATTCCGGTGCTTTTCTCGCGTCCTGAATCAACACTCAACGGTGTTTCAAATGTGTTGCTCCAGGTCAGCAATGGCTTCGGCGGTGGAGCGGTGGAGGGAGGAGCACACGCGGAGATCGCGTTCCCCAGCACGGGACAGGGAGCGGAGGGGAACGCCGCCACGCAGGCGGAGTTCCCCAGAGCGGAGGAAGGGTTCGCCTGCTAGGGCACGGTCTCCTCCTGCGAAGTCAAGTGCGTCGCACAGGGATAGGGACAGGTCGCCTCCGAGGGAGAAGGTGAAGGAGCGTGTCAAGTCGCCGCAGTCTCCTGCTAAGGTCAGCCTGTCGCACAAGGGGAGGGAGAGGTCGCCTCCCAGGGAGAAGCCGAAGGACCAACGGGTCAGGTCGCCGAAACATACGCAGGTGCAGTCACGATCACCCTCACCTGCTAGGCGGCACGTCTCTAGGTCGCCCTCGCCACGCACCAAGAGGCTGAGGAGAGCCCAGGGTGAGCGGGAGGTTGCGCAGGTTACTGGCAGTGACCGCCGGAAGGCCAGTCACAGGGAGGAGCAGGATACAGTGAGGCACAGGGAGCATGATGAGGGGAGGGATGCTTCAAGAGACAGGAAGGTGGATAAGGAGGCAGTGCAGGTAACGAATGGTGATCGCCGCAAGTCCTCGCACAGGGAAGAGCGGGACTCACGGGGCAAGCACAGGGAGCATGATGAAGGGAGGGATGCATCTAGAGATAGGAAGTCGGATCGAGAGGATACCAGAGGTACTGCAAAAGATAAGAAATATGATCGTGATGATGGGAAGGATCATTCTAGGGAGAGGAGGGCTGGGAAGGATGACAAGTCTGGTGCTTAAAAGGAGACATTGCCGAGCCGGGATGATGATAGGCATGGAAGGCCTAATCGGGATGACTGGAAATCTGCTTCTTCAAGGGAGCAAAGGCTGGACCGTGGTGACAGAAGGGATTCTACAAGAGAGAAACCAACAGATCATGAGGAGAGCAATGGGGGATCAGGAAGGTCATCCAGGCTTGGTCGATCAGTGTCTCCAGAAGAGCACAGGCATCGGGGCAGGCATGAATCTCATCCATCACCGAGGGTGTCCAGAAGTGCAGCACGTACCGAGGTTCTTGTGATATCTTACCCATCACTTTAAATCCCTCCATGCCTCCATATGTACTTGGCTTAGCGTACTTTTGTTTCATGAATGTTTCCTACAGTCCTGCTACTGTCTACTGGTAAGTTATAATAGTCTCCACCaaataaatatggagtgagaaaATTATTTCCAATCCCATGGATTTTTTACTACTAATTGTGGATTGTGAAATCTGCAGTCCTCAAACTCCCACTTCTCATGCATGCACTATACATACAGGACCTCTCAGTTATATCAATCATATTGTCGCCTGTAAACTGCAATCTGACATCATTACTTTTTATTTCAGGATATTAACTCTAGAGGAGGTGAAGCATCCCGGTCAGTGCTCAAAACTAACCTCTCTTGTGTCCTGTTATACAATTTAAATCCTTATTAGAAGCATCATTCGCTGCAAATCTTATTTTGTATATGTACAATCTTTTTACTATGACCATGGCAAAAGAAAGGtctaacagaaaaaaaaaaactagatccTAGTACAGGTGTAGATGTG
This genomic interval carries:
- the LOC136511989 gene encoding LOW QUALITY PROTEIN: FHA domain-containing protein DDL (The sequence of the model RefSeq protein was modified relative to this genomic sequence to represent the inferred CDS: substituted 1 base at 1 genomic stop codon), which codes for MASAVERWREEHTRRSRSPARDRERRGTPPRRRSSPERRKGSPARARSPPAKSSASHRDRDRSPPREKVKERVKSPQSPAKVSLSHKGRERSPPREKPKDQRVRSPKHTQVQSRSPSPARRHVSRSPSPRTKRLRRAQGEREVAQVTGSDRRKASHREEQDTVRHREHDEGRDASRDRKVDKEAVQVTNGDRRKSSHREERDSRGKHREHDEGRDASRDRKSDREDTRGTAKDKKYDRDDGKDHSRERRAGKDDKSGAXKETLPSRDDDRHGRPNRDDWKSASSREQRLDRGDRRDSTREKPTDHEESNGGSGRSSRLGRSVSPEEHRHRGRHESHPSPRVSRSAARTEDINSRGGEASRSGDPDALARLNATTEALEAKEKQKPSFELSGKLAEETNRVAGVNLLYSEPAEARKSEIRWRLYVFKDGEPLNEPLYVHRMTCYLFGRERKVADVPTDHPSCSKQHAVLQYRLVEKEQPDGMMAKKVRPYLMDLDSTNGTFINGNRIEPRRYYELFEKDTLKFGNSSREYVLLHENSTE